TCAGCGATTGACCTTAATATATCGGTGCTTGTCCTGAAGAAAAATATACTTTGTTGTTCTAGACAAATTGACATATGAACATAAGGTTTGTGGCTTGTAGGTTATGGACGCTCCACAAAAGCAGTACAGGGTCTATTGATCCACCATTACATAAACTTCAAATAACAACTCAAATAAACAGTACCTGTGCTTTTCAATGTGTGCATGTGCTGTAGCATCCAGTTTAATAGGTGATGTGTGGTCAGTCTCAGCAGGCTCATGCGCTCTATCTTCCATACTTGAGGCAGGTCTGTCCAATGAATCAGATGAGCAACAGTAAAACAGCCTACAAAATACACATAGTAGTAAGAAAGGCTAACTTTAGCTTACACAGGCCTTCTTCTCAATCCAGAAGAAAGGAGTATCTGCTTTTTTTCCTCAATTTCAGAATGTTTTTCTTTAACAAAATTCCTTTCGAAGTCCTTCCCGGGTACTTGTGTGTCAATCTGGGTTAAAAAATTGTGGTTAAATGATTGTGCTTATTAGGCCAAaactaaaaatacataaaataaaaaaaccaaaaaggagcTTACTTTCATGATGCATTCCATATTTCCAACAAAGTCAACAAAATAAAGCCATCAAATGTAACACTTTTCACATGCTACAGTGAACATATTATAAACCACTAGCTGAGAGTTTGGACAGTTTGCATGATGTCTTGGGTTAATATCTTACAGTCAttgtataacaaaaatatagtgAATGTAATATGATTTTCTCCATTGTGTAATAAATCCTAAAAGTTTGGTTAATTAAGTGGGAAAAAGAGGAtggagttaaaaaattaaaatgatttttaacaaAAGTTAAGATCCAAAGTGAAAATGTGTTAAGAACCCACAAGCAGCAGAGCTGAGAAATAGAGGAAACGAGTAACAAATACACACCACATGATTAACCAATTTGGAAGCAATGGCTTCAATCTTCTCTGAATAATCATTCAACATAGCCTTTGAAATCCTGCATAACCAGAGCAGAGCATTTATACACACAAATGAATGCACTTATGTAGTTTCAACTATAATTCCATGACACCTATGTGTATCAGATGGTAATAGGTAAATAAAGAGACGCACAATACCTGGGTAAGCCTTCCAGTGTCCTTTCTTCAGCCAATTGTTCTAATTGTTCACGCAAAGTAGCAACATACTACAAAatccaaaaatcaacaaatgatTAAGTGTGTGTTTTTCCAGAGTTAACAGATgactaaattaataaaacatatatttcaataaaattagaaaaggtTCATCTTCAGACTTACATGCACAAGTTTTGCTTGATTTTGCTGTTGAGGAGCAGCTGCAAGCAACCTCCTCAAGTTTACTTCTGTTTTACTGATTCCCATACCTACACTGTTCAgtaattatacaaattatctaTAAATCAAACTTCATCAAGCAAAGAAATAGACGTATTTGTGTATCaaactgaaaaaataataatcagaaAAGCTTATCCGATCAAACTACCCCGGATtataaacacaatcaaacaccCTAAATATCAATCAAACTATTTCAACCAgtttaaagttgaaaaaattacCAGAATTCAGCAATTACAAAAAATACCATACCAGAATCATGGCCAATTTTAATCGAAAATTGAGGACCTACAACATACTTTTTTTACCggcaataataataacaattaagttCCAATTCAGAACGTGAAAAACAGTTTAGATATTGTTCTCGACTAAATTTACCAGTGAATATCTTGGCATTCTATTTCCTATCCATGTAGATGTTTCCGAAGTGAAAAATTGCAAATTCCAACACTATACTATAGAGTAAATGCTAACATATATCAAACGGAGTTTCCAGAACCGTTTCTAAAACTTCAACCCCTTACAGCGGAGAAAGAAAAGTGTTTTAATTACCTGAAGAGAAGAAATCAGAGGTAGAAACAGATCGTGTCTCCGGCGTCGAACGGTGGTTTCCGCCGCCGTTGCTTCAATGCTATTATGATGCCTCGTACATAACGGAGTGTGCTTCAGTTCAGATCCAAAATGAGAACGCAACCCGAATCCGAAAAACTGAACTGCTTCTTTCTATGGGCCTGGATTGATAGTAGGTGAATAACGCATTCAAGGCCCAATGTCTAGCAccgttttccttttttttttatcacttttttagttttttctttggaagacGTTTGctaggaaataattttttttttctcgtgcATAggtttaaaaaacttaatttttttatctttggtatcaatttttaaaaaataatatttctaaaaaaatatattttctgaaattttttttaattagtttctcACTAAAACTTTTTcatggaagagaaaaaaaatcttactttctcaaataattttttctactatcacaaaaatatcatcttactttttattaaattatttaatatgataaaaatattacataattttttcattcttaataaacttatcttaaaattataacgattaaccaaataaattttattaattctcaataaatatgattttcagAATTCATGAAAAAAACTTTTCTCCTACCCATGGTCTCCTTAATGACACCACTCATTGTTtttgagaatttaatttaattttaaaagtgatatttttaaaaagatcaaaagcaatgattttatattttgagagatgaaaaaaaatacatgatcaaaatcaaactttgcttattttaatgaaagctaaaaatatatttaactcaattatgaataaaattcCTACTTCTTAGTAGATCTTATCTCACGTTTGTTTCATGAACTTGTCCTTCCgttgaatttgagttttacTTTAATCGCAATCGGACAACATTATTTGTGGTGGTTTTTCTACCATGgtctttattaataatttaatatgcgCGTACACACCTTAGCGTGAATGTGGTGAGTAACACGAGAGTTCATATGATAAGAATGCTTGAAGGTTAcattcatcttatttttatattataccattattctttacattttttttcctttcgaatataaacattttaacagggttaaaaaaatttacttgagGATTCTGCTACACTAAAGACTAAAGTAAAGTTGGGTGATTTTGATTTGAGGGTAAAATGACTTTCGAGTTGGAACTTGGCCTTGGGCTGATACATTGATAAAACTCAATGCgtatttaattaaaacttatttttaaaaatataatttactttattgatttttgaaaaataaataagtatttatataaaatttaaatgtgaagaacATCAAGTAGATTAACTAGTTTGAAGTTATTTCAACTTAATTAGAAGTATCGAGTTTTAATCCTAAAAATATTAtggcaaaattgtaaatttggtccCTTAGTTTATTTCTAGTTTCAGATTTGGTTCCCATCAATCTAATTCACGAATTCCGTCctcctattttataaaattgtgcaATGTTGGTCTACTATGTCATAATTGGATGGTGGCCGTTAACAAATGATGTTGACTGCCATGTGTCAtgttcttattggatgatgacCGTCACATGTCATTTTCTGATTGGATGTCAATTCCGTGAAAGATGAAATgcattgttgttttcattgacCAATCAAAACATGACACGTGACCGTTatcatccaataagaacgtgacacgTGACCGTCATCATAACTTGTTAATGTTCAATGTCCAATTATGGTCTGGGGATCAACAATGCACGATTTTAGAAAATAGGGAGACCAAAttcgtaaattaaattattggggGACCAAATTCGAAACTGAAGATAAACTAGggaaccaaaaatataattttatcaaatattattgCATTAAATAGTTGGAAGAATAATTTTGTAGTTCATAATACTTGTAGTTAGTTCAAACATAATTATATGAGGTGAAAGATACATATGAttcagaaaggaaaaaaaaaattaagtgctAAGGATGAAAGGAGTGATTTGCATGTATGTATCCAAAAAAGGCCAAATAACATTGAATGTCGGCATTAAATTGGTATCTGATTTTGAAACATAAGTTGGTAATAGCTGAACTGGAGTGTGAATAGAGATTAAAACAATTCCTATCCCATTTGGTGCGGTGAAGAAGTTGGCTGGTTGCTTTGCTATGAACTATCTTTGTCATTTGGACCTCAAGGTTTCACCCCCGCTTTCTGTCTCACCAATTTTAGGTTATGCAACTTTACTAAATCTCCATTATCTCAAGTCtgaacataaaatatttaacattgtGTATACTTTTTAATGAAGAAAATTTTGATTGTATCTTAATTTTATCCTTATTCTCTGGATCACTAATTATATTGATAGTGATTTGGTGTGATCATTAGTTTTTATTAGTAGAGTAtctagaaaaattattaattacaacaaattataaaaacaaatcattGGTATTACTTAATAATATCAAGAATAGAggtataattaaaatacaattagaATTTTCTTCATTAGTTTTCAAAACATTTtctcaaaattaacaaaataataaaagttggcGCAAATTaatgtagaaaaaaatatttttgcttgTGTACTACTCTTTCAGTCCCATAATATTcatgtaagaagaaaaaatttatccaaatatactagttatcattttagttttttaatataacactaattatttttttcgcTTATATCCATTATAATATTAAAGATATGGttacaataactaaaaatgaattaatggtGACGagcttaattttataaaattattattctctttcatTCATCTATTAGTGTGTCTTAATATGTGTAAATTAATACAAGATGACAATTATATTGGGACAAAGGGAGTAATAATGTGATGATGGTAAGTTTTTTATTGGAATTAgcataaaagaataaagaaaattgaaactttAAAATGTGAAACATAAttagatgtaaaaaaaataacacaaattctTAAATGTgtgtataaaaataagaaaacattcAGCCTTTCCTAAGGCTACTTGTCAACAATGTAGCAATGATGAAGAAACTTCtcttcattaataaaatatattcttaaccattgataatgtttttattcctttaaatattatatatttcaaacaaatCGTAAGAAACTTtgagttaattaattaagtggttaaaaatgacataataaataaataaataaaaagaaacttagAGACGTAATGATTTTGTCtctaatattttagttatttttaacaaataagacTCAAAATGCATATTCAGAGACAAATTTAGAGACGGACATTATTGTCACAGACAAATTCTATCTCCGAAATTCATCCCTAAGACTAACTAGACAATATAGAAACAGATCTAgagacaaacaaatcaaagacggATCATTCCATATCTGAATATCGTCTTTGAAATAccaatttttccttttccaGTTTTCGTTTTTGTCATAGATGgactattttttgttgttattttagacttttttttagttatgcTAACGACCCGGTAAAACTAAATAATTACATCATTCACATGCAAGATATTATCCAAAGTTCAAAGTTAAAGTTATACACTTTGATCATGAGCTTAACTCAAGGCTCACCAAATTTCTGTAGAAATACTTGATTTTGCTTTCAATGTTATCCTATTTTCTCCCATGAAAGGATACTTTCTAGTGCATAATGaatcatatataaaaatctTGTATTAAGTACAATCTTAAGTATTCAATTCTCATGTTCACATGTATAGAAAATCTCTTGAACGGATTCGGAGATTGATCTCTAACTTTTAGCCACAAAATATTCAaggtcacacacacacaaataagTAACATAGTATATGgtcatgtttaaaaaaatatacaattttatcaaatactacTATAATTAATAGATTCATCAAgcaattatgatatttttttaaaaaaatatacaattttatcaaatactacTATAATTAATAGATTCATCAAgcaattatgatatttttttaaaaatatatatatatctcttgtTATGTCATACTAGTTAAGATCAAGAGAGAATTCAGATTCTGCATTATCCTTTTCCACTGGTTTGaactaataatgaaaatttctGAGTTGGCCGGTATTCTTCTTGGACCATTTTTGTAACCAAAAAGTAAGTTACAAAAATGAACTCATGAGACAGGTTGTATATTTGCTAGATAGTTGATGCCTTTGATTAGTAGATGTCTAGATGAGCATGAAACGAGTACCAcatctttttcctttctttttcggACAATGCCTCTCAGCCTTATCAATCTCCAATAATATACACCTTGTCCCGCCACGTGTCGACATCACAATGCACTCTCAGATAGCATCCACCGTGTGCATGGAGAATTGGATTTTCCTTGTTTGCGTTTCATATTGAACCGCAAAACCTTTGCAGACCCCGTTTTCAACTGGTCTTGTCGTGTTCCTTCATTTGACGCCACATGTGCT
The genomic region above belongs to Glycine max cultivar Williams 82 chromosome 14, Glycine_max_v4.0, whole genome shotgun sequence and contains:
- the LOC100793814 gene encoding uncharacterized protein LOC100793814; translation: MGISKTEVNLRRLLAAAPQQQNQAKLVHYVATLREQLEQLAEERTLEGLPRISKAMLNDYSEKIEAIASKLVNHVIDTQVPGKDFERNFVKEKHSEIEEKKQILLSSGLRRRPVPASSMEDRAHEPAETDHTSPIKLDATAHAHIEKHRKLQEDLTDEMVVLAKQLKESSLTMSQSLQNTEKILDSTEKAIEHSLASTGRANVRATAIYSESSKTSCLTWLVMFVMTCVFVMVILLIRVT